The proteins below come from a single Rickettsia typhi str. Wilmington genomic window:
- the pth gene encoding aminoacyl-tRNA hydrolase, protein MILVIGLGNPGIVYQYTRHNIGFIAIERIANKYHLSFSTKQKFNCKIAEAIIDRQKICFIKPTTYMNLSGKSVILVKTYYNINYEKVFVIHDDIDLEIGRIKFKTGGSNGGHNGLKSIDSIIGSHYNRIRIGIGRPQNNHDVADYVLSNFSESEYKTVMQSIDNVANNFGLILEHKLAEFKNKIV, encoded by the coding sequence ATGATTCTTGTTATTGGCCTTGGTAATCCAGGAATAGTGTATCAATACACAAGACATAATATCGGTTTTATTGCGATAGAGAGAATAGCAAATAAATATCATTTATCATTTAGTACAAAACAAAAATTCAATTGTAAAATTGCTGAAGCGATTATTGATAGACAAAAGATTTGTTTTATAAAACCTACTACTTATATGAACTTGTCTGGTAAGTCAGTAATTTTGGTAAAAACATATTATAATATCAACTATGAAAAAGTTTTTGTGATTCACGATGATATTGACTTGGAAATAGGTAGAATAAAGTTTAAAACTGGTGGTAGTAATGGTGGGCATAATGGTTTGAAATCGATTGATTCGATTATAGGTAGTCATTATAACCGTATTAGGATTGGTATTGGTAGGCCGCAAAATAATCATGATGTAGCAGATTACGTACTTAGTAATTTCTCAGAATCTGAGTATAAAACAGTAATGCAATCTATAGATAATGTTGCTAATAATTTTGGTTTAATATTAGAGCATAAGTTAGCAGAATTTAAAAATAAGATTGTATAA
- a CDS encoding 50S ribosomal protein L25/general stress protein Ctc → MSEILELEAKSRTEFGTGAARALRREGRVPAIIYGAGKIPISISLEEKEITKYYRRPAFISQLINLTIDKKQYKVLPKAVELHPVTDIVRHVDFVFLEAKTQKMEVPVVYEGKERALGVKRGGYFNIIKRRVILLCDINNIPRNVTIDVTNMPIGTSLKSSEVKLPIGCSFVTKKEFVLATIIGRKGVKTEIEGEQQVAGAMQ, encoded by the coding sequence ATGAGTGAAATATTAGAACTTGAAGCTAAATCTCGTACGGAATTCGGTACTGGTGCAGCAAGAGCGTTAAGAAGAGAAGGTCGTGTTCCTGCTATTATTTATGGTGCAGGTAAAATACCTATTAGTATTTCTTTGGAAGAAAAGGAAATAACTAAATATTATAGAAGGCCGGCTTTTATCTCTCAGTTAATTAATTTAACAATTGATAAGAAACAATATAAAGTATTACCAAAAGCCGTGGAATTACATCCAGTTACTGATATAGTACGTCATGTTGATTTTGTCTTTTTAGAAGCCAAAACACAAAAAATGGAAGTACCTGTAGTATATGAAGGAAAAGAAAGAGCTTTAGGTGTTAAAAGAGGTGGATATTTTAATATAATAAAAAGAAGAGTAATTTTATTATGTGATATTAATAATATACCAAGAAACGTAACTATAGATGTTACCAATATGCCTATTGGTACTTCGCTAAAATCGTCGGAAGTAAAATTGCCTATAGGATGTAGTTTTGTGACAAAAAAAGAATTTGTACTTGCAACTATTATCGGACGTAAAGGAGTAAAAACTGAAATTGAAGGAGAACAACAAGTTGCTGGAGCAATGCAGTAA
- a CDS encoding 7-carboxy-7-deazaguanine synthase QueE yields MFGYNPKRSVLSGDGTKLEVQSIFKTIQGEGIFVGYPSIFIRLGGCNLACNFCDTEFEDFELIDIDQIINKVQNLSLNSKNSKTINLVVITGGEPMRQPIGLLCQKLLDQDFKVQIETNGTLYRSLPKGVFIVCSPKVGKTGYNKIREDLLPQVCAVKFIISKNIIEYSIIPEVGQSAYNIPVFVQSMDQNDKKLNAENNELAVKLALESGARLSLQIHKFLGIE; encoded by the coding sequence ATGTTTGGATATAATCCTAAAAGAAGCGTATTAAGCGGTGATGGTACTAAGTTAGAAGTACAGTCTATTTTTAAGACTATACAAGGGGAAGGTATTTTTGTAGGTTATCCTTCAATCTTTATTAGGCTTGGAGGGTGTAATCTTGCATGTAATTTTTGCGATACGGAGTTTGAGGATTTTGAATTAATAGATATAGATCAGATTATAAATAAAGTACAAAATTTGTCATTAAATTCTAAAAATTCAAAAACGATTAATTTAGTAGTAATAACTGGTGGTGAGCCGATGCGTCAACCTATAGGATTATTATGTCAAAAGTTATTAGACCAAGATTTTAAGGTTCAGATAGAAACGAATGGTACGTTATATCGCTCTTTGCCAAAAGGTGTCTTTATAGTTTGTTCACCGAAAGTTGGTAAAACTGGTTATAATAAAATAAGAGAAGATTTATTGCCTCAAGTTTGCGCGGTAAAATTTATTATTTCTAAAAATATTATTGAATATAGCATCATACCGGAAGTAGGCCAAAGCGCCTATAATATACCGGTTTTCGTCCAATCTATGGATCAAAACGATAAAAAACTTAATGCTGAAAATAATGAGTTGGCGGTAAAATTAGCACTAGAAAGTGGTGCTAGGTTGTCTCTACAAATTCATAAATTTTTAGGCATTGAATAA
- the rpmI gene encoding 50S ribosomal protein L35 codes for MPKLKTKSAVKKRFKFTATGKVIASQAGKKHFMRRRTKAQIRNLRGTTILCPQDGYNIKKYFLPYGIN; via the coding sequence ATGCCTAAATTAAAAACAAAGTCTGCCGTAAAAAAACGTTTTAAATTTACTGCTACAGGCAAGGTTATTGCATCTCAAGCAGGTAAAAAACATTTTATGCGTCGTCGCACTAAAGCTCAAATTCGTAATCTTAGAGGCACTACAATACTTTGTCCTCAAGACGGGTATAATATTAAAAAATATTTTTTACCGTACGGTATAAATTAA
- the rplT gene encoding 50S ribosomal protein L20, whose translation MTRAKSGKISKKRHKKILKLAKGYRGRANSCFRVAIEKVEKALLYAYRDRRNRKRDFRGLWIQRINAAVREHGLIYSQFMGALKKAGINIDRKVLAELAVNNNDGFTSIVQQSKAYI comes from the coding sequence ATGACACGTGCAAAATCAGGAAAAATTTCCAAAAAGCGACATAAAAAAATCCTCAAATTAGCAAAAGGTTATAGAGGTAGAGCGAATAGCTGTTTTAGAGTTGCTATTGAAAAAGTTGAAAAAGCACTTCTATATGCTTATAGAGATCGCAGAAATCGTAAGCGTGATTTTAGAGGTTTATGGATTCAAAGAATAAATGCGGCGGTAAGAGAACATGGACTTATTTACTCTCAGTTTATGGGAGCTCTTAAAAAAGCAGGAATCAATATAGATCGTAAAGTACTTGCAGAACTTGCCGTAAATAACAATGATGGATTTACAAGTATTGTACAGCAATCCAAAGCGTATATTTAA
- the rpmH gene encoding 50S ribosomal protein L34: MKRTFQPSNLVRKRRHGFRSRMITVTGRAILKKRRAKGRHKLSA; encoded by the coding sequence ATGAAACGTACATTTCAACCTAGTAATTTAGTTAGAAAAAGAAGACATGGTTTTAGATCTAGAATGATTACTGTAACTGGAAGGGCAATCTTAAAAAAACGTCGTGCTAAAGGTAGACATAAATTATCTGCTTAA
- the rnpA gene encoding ribonuclease P protein component: protein MCITSLKNQKEFELINKLGQKFYERYFILVIAKKLPKIFLESKYNTFLGIKVSRKLNKKAVVRNKIKRRIRHLMRIIVNDSSVKAIKFAIIIIPRKGFEEINFSHLNYELSKIILRNI, encoded by the coding sequence TTGTGTATTACCTCTTTAAAAAATCAAAAGGAATTTGAGCTTATAAATAAGCTCGGACAAAAGTTTTATGAGAGGTATTTTATTTTGGTAATAGCTAAAAAACTTCCAAAAATCTTCCTTGAATCAAAATATAACACCTTTTTAGGCATTAAAGTTAGCAGAAAGCTAAATAAAAAAGCTGTAGTTCGAAACAAAATTAAAAGGCGTATACGGCATTTAATGAGAATTATTGTTAATGATTCTAGTGTTAAGGCGATTAAATTCGCAATAATTATTATTCCAAGAAAAGGATTTGAAGAAATAAACTTCTCACACTTAAATTATGAATTAAGTAAAATAATTCTAAGAAATATTTAA